Proteins from a genomic interval of Archangium lipolyticum:
- a CDS encoding DUF1579 domain-containing protein — translation MDTSRKTALATDSRIDPQAERFMEETVSHSQPSSPHALLASWAGTWKVRTRNWMGTWVESTATVKMRMTLGGRYLEETYTSTVLGHSFEGRTIFGYDNTQDVFVMMTYGSMGTGLTLREGTLDASGRVITFRNATGGSERVEIRMEGPHELVAEMFDGEPGHDEVKVVEARYTRARSVWGRGF, via the coding sequence ATGGACACGAGCAGGAAGACGGCGCTGGCAACCGACTCGCGGATCGACCCCCAGGCCGAGCGCTTCATGGAGGAGACGGTCAGCCACTCCCAACCCTCTTCCCCTCACGCGCTGCTGGCCTCGTGGGCCGGTACCTGGAAGGTGCGCACGAGGAACTGGATGGGCACGTGGGTGGAGTCGACGGCCACGGTGAAGATGCGGATGACGCTGGGCGGGCGCTACCTCGAGGAGACCTATACCAGCACCGTCCTGGGCCACTCCTTCGAGGGCCGCACCATCTTCGGCTACGACAACACCCAGGACGTGTTCGTGATGATGACGTACGGCAGCATGGGCACGGGCCTCACCCTGCGCGAGGGCACGCTCGATGCGAGCGGCAGGGTCATCACCTTCCGGAACGCGACCGGTGGGAGCGAGCGCGTGGAGATTCGCATGGAGGGCCCCCACGAGCTCGTCGCGGAGATGTTCGATGGGGAGCCGGGCCACGATGAGGTGAAGGTGGTGGAAGCCCGGTACACCCGCGCTCGCTCCGTCTGGGGTCGCGGCTTCTGA
- the ung gene encoding uracil-DNA glycosylase: MKDRLPADWTKVLKDVLASPGFAELEAFVTRERREHTVYPSEEDLFSAFRLTPYDAVKVLLLGQDPYHGPGQAHGLAFSVQPGVKPPPSLVNIFKELQSDLGVPKPKEGSLVPWAKQGVLLLNAVLTVREGQANAHEGHGWEAFTDAVIQKVSDKPEPVVFLLWGSYAQKKEALIDTSRHVILKAPHPSPLSAKKGFFGSRPFSLTNEALEKAGREPIDWRLPA; this comes from the coding sequence ATGAAGGACCGGTTGCCGGCGGACTGGACGAAGGTGCTGAAGGACGTGCTGGCGAGCCCGGGGTTCGCGGAGCTGGAGGCGTTCGTCACGCGGGAGCGGCGCGAGCACACGGTGTACCCGTCCGAGGAGGACCTGTTCTCGGCCTTCCGGCTGACGCCGTACGACGCGGTGAAGGTGCTGCTGCTCGGGCAGGACCCGTACCACGGGCCGGGACAGGCGCACGGGCTGGCGTTCTCGGTGCAGCCGGGGGTGAAGCCACCGCCCTCGCTGGTGAACATCTTCAAGGAGCTACAGAGTGACCTGGGCGTGCCGAAGCCGAAGGAGGGCTCGCTGGTGCCGTGGGCGAAGCAGGGGGTGCTGCTGCTCAACGCGGTGTTGACGGTGCGGGAGGGTCAGGCCAATGCCCACGAGGGGCATGGCTGGGAGGCCTTCACCGACGCGGTCATCCAGAAGGTGAGCGACAAGCCGGAGCCGGTGGTGTTCCTGCTGTGGGGCAGCTACGCGCAGAAGAAGGAGGCGCTCATCGACACGTCGAGGCACGTCATCCTGAAGGCACCGCACCCCTCGCCGTTGTCGGCGAAGAAGGGCTTCTTCGGGAGCAGGCCCTTCAGCCTCACCAACGAGGCGCTGGAGAAGGCGGGGCGCGAGCCCATCGACTGGCGCCTGCCGGCGTGA
- a CDS encoding CpaF family protein, translating to MSMYNESLRAFLKPVLPYLDDPSVSEIMINGPTDVWIERKGKVSKTDATFTEEGLIGAARNMAQFVGRLLNDERPRLDARLPDGSRIHVVIPPIARKGTTISIRKFFKDKLTIESLIKFKSMTKEMARLIDAGIHTKLNMLVSGGTGSGKTTLLNIVSSLIPDEERILTIEDSAELQLNQSHLVPFESRPPDKFGKGGVDMGDLLHSALRLRPDRIVVGEVRGGEAFHLVQAMNTGHGGSLATTHANTPTDTLRRIESLCLMSGIELPMVAIRAQVASAINFVICCERLHDGSRKTIALSEVLPLSEKGEYRTQDIFVFTPVTKDEEGHILGYHAPTGIIPTFVDRARAYGFSDLDESFFDPATYGLPPPPSFRLGETYAVRWAPSLKHRERGERDPDSYKKEWLAFEQRLKDEARDSKDGKPPAPAAPAVQVQVPANLPTPPKAPAARGGPALRPNLPANKPPPPPEDDDRTPPPTRNPFASEAEEGPATLADEPKVQVAADLLAEDETQGRGIVPPRSTRSSTPQPQRSGPSTGVRPAMPARRPASMPPARPSLAPPVPDEHLEDEPRELDNSEKTHIRPMPDKPRR from the coding sequence ATGTCGATGTACAACGAGTCGCTCCGCGCGTTCCTCAAGCCCGTCCTCCCCTATCTCGACGACCCGTCGGTCTCCGAGATCATGATCAACGGGCCCACCGATGTCTGGATCGAGCGCAAGGGCAAGGTCTCCAAGACCGATGCCACGTTCACCGAGGAAGGTCTGATCGGCGCCGCGCGCAACATGGCGCAGTTCGTCGGCCGCCTCCTCAACGACGAGCGCCCCCGCCTCGACGCGCGCCTGCCCGACGGCAGCCGCATCCACGTCGTCATCCCGCCCATCGCCCGCAAGGGCACCACCATCTCCATCCGCAAGTTCTTCAAGGACAAGCTCACCATCGAGTCCTTGATCAAGTTCAAGTCGATGACCAAGGAGATGGCGCGCCTCATCGACGCGGGCATCCACACCAAGCTCAACATGCTGGTGTCCGGCGGCACGGGCTCGGGCAAGACGACCCTGCTCAACATCGTCTCCTCCCTCATCCCCGACGAGGAGCGCATCCTCACCATCGAGGACTCGGCCGAGCTCCAGCTCAACCAGTCCCACCTCGTCCCCTTCGAGAGCCGGCCCCCGGACAAGTTCGGCAAGGGCGGCGTGGACATGGGAGACCTGCTGCACTCGGCCCTGCGTCTGCGCCCCGACCGCATCGTCGTGGGCGAGGTGCGCGGCGGCGAGGCCTTCCACCTCGTGCAGGCGATGAACACCGGTCACGGCGGCTCGCTCGCCACCACCCACGCCAACACGCCCACGGACACGCTGCGCCGCATCGAGTCGCTGTGCCTCATGTCCGGCATCGAGCTGCCCATGGTGGCCATCCGCGCCCAGGTGGCCAGCGCCATCAACTTCGTCATCTGCTGCGAGCGCCTCCACGACGGCAGCCGGAAGACGATTGCCCTCTCCGAGGTGCTCCCGCTCAGCGAGAAGGGCGAGTACCGCACCCAGGACATCTTCGTCTTCACCCCGGTGACGAAGGACGAGGAGGGCCACATCCTCGGCTACCACGCGCCCACCGGCATCATCCCCACCTTCGTGGACAGGGCGCGCGCCTACGGCTTCTCCGACCTGGACGAGTCCTTCTTCGACCCGGCCACCTACGGCCTGCCCCCTCCCCCCTCCTTCCGCCTGGGCGAGACGTACGCCGTGCGCTGGGCCCCCTCGCTCAAGCACCGCGAGCGCGGCGAGCGCGACCCGGACAGCTACAAGAAGGAGTGGCTGGCCTTCGAGCAGCGGCTCAAGGACGAGGCCCGTGACTCCAAGGACGGCAAGCCCCCGGCTCCCGCCGCTCCGGCGGTGCAGGTGCAGGTGCCCGCCAACCTCCCCACCCCGCCCAAGGCCCCCGCCGCCCGCGGCGGCCCCGCCCTCCGGCCCAACCTGCCCGCCAACAAGCCGCCGCCTCCTCCGGAGGACGACGACCGGACGCCGCCGCCCACGCGCAACCCCTTCGCCTCCGAGGCGGAGGAGGGGCCCGCCACCCTGGCCGACGAGCCCAAGGTGCAGGTGGCCGCGGACCTCCTGGCCGAGGACGAGACCCAGGGCCGCGGCATCGTTCCGCCGCGCTCCACCCGCTCGTCCACGCCCCAGCCCCAGCGCTCGGGTCCTTCCACCGGCGTCCGCCCCGCGATGCCCGCCCGCAGGCCCGCCTCCATGCCCCCCGCCCGGCCCTCCCTCGCCCCTCCCGTGCCCGACGAGCACCTGGAGGACGAGCCCCGGGAGCTGGACAACTCCGAGAAGACACACATCCGGCCCATGCCCGACAAGCCGCGCCGCTAG